The following proteins come from a genomic window of Erpetoichthys calabaricus chromosome 18, fErpCal1.3, whole genome shotgun sequence:
- the LOC114668657 gene encoding GTP-binding nuclear protein Ran has protein sequence MAAQGEPQVQFKLVLVGDGGTGKTTFVKRHLTGEFEKKYVATLGVEVHPLVFHTNRGPIKFNVWDTAGQEKFGGLRDGYYIQAQCAIIMFDVTSRVTYKNVPNWHRDLVRVCENIPIVLCGNKVDIKDRKVKAKSIVFHRKKNLQYYDISAKSNYNFEKPFLWLARKLIGDPNLEFVAMPALAPPEVVMDPALAAQYEQDLQVAQSTALPDDEDDL, from the exons ATGGCAGCACAGGGAGAACCTCAAGTTCAATTTAAG cttgtTCTAGTTGGAGATGGTGGTACTGGAAAAACTACATTTGTGAAACGTCACTTGACAGGAGAGTTTGAAAAAAAATACGTAG CAACTTTGGGAGTTGAAGTTCACCCACTGGTGTTTCATACAAATAGAGGGCCTATTAAATTTAATGTTTGGGATACTGCTGGTCAAGAGAAATTTGGAGGTCTTAGGGATGGATATTATATTCAGG CTCAGTGTGCCATCATCATGTTTGATGTAACATCAAGAGTAACATACAAAAATGTTCCTAACTGGCACAGAGATTTGGTAAGGGTATGTGAGAATATCCCTATTGTCTTGTGTGGCAATAAAGTAGATATCAAGGACCGGAAAGTGAAGGCAAAATCTATAGTCTTTCACAGAAAGAAGAATCTTCAG TATTATGATATTTCAGCTAAAAGTAACTACAACTTTGAGAAGCCATTCCTGTGGTTGGCCAGGAAGCTGATTGGTGATCCTAACCTAGAGTTTGTGGCAATGCCAGCACTGGCCCCACCAGAAGTTGTAATGGACCCTGCACTGGCAGCACAGTATGAGCAAGATTTACAG gtTGCTCAGTCCACTGCTCTGCCAGATGATGAGGATGATCTGTGA